The Helicoverpa armigera isolate CAAS_96S chromosome 18, ASM3070526v1, whole genome shotgun sequence genome has a window encoding:
- the LOC110379205 gene encoding U-Kazal-Dg21.2 has product MNYLLLILVVLNLIFSAVNCNECKDDCPKEGKMTCGLSPENKNYTLFPSECALKAYSICHNVQFVETPLKFCINHEVKNARRVYGESCPLFCPNHYRPVCGMSKMRAYIYKTFNNGCYFDMLSCRGDDLEGYVEVPLEFCQRHLMKNIFKEQVVVSGINDYRDYHEYN; this is encoded by the exons ATGAATTATTTGCTGCTGATATTGGTCGTGTTGAATT taatattCAGTGCAGTAAACTGCAATGAGTGCAAGGATGACTGCCCGAAAGAAGGGAAGATGACATGCGGATTGAGtccagaaaataaaaactacactTTATTTCCCAGTGAATGTGCTTTGAAGGCTTATAGCATTTGTCACAATGtcc AATTCGTGGAAACCCCCTTAAAGTTTTGCATCAATCACGAAGTCAAGAATGCAAGAAGGGTGTATGGTGAATCCTGTCCTCTTTTCTGTCCGAATCATTACAGACCTGTGTGCGGGATGTCCAAGATGCGAGCTTATATTTACAAGACGTTTAACAACGGCTGCTACTTTGATATGCTTTCTTGTAGGGGCGATGATTTAGAAG GATACGTCGAAGTGCCATTGGAATTCTGCCAGAGACATCTAATGAAGAATATATTCAAAGAACAGGTTGTTGTTTCCGGAATCAACGATTACAGAGACTATcatgaatataattaa